DNA from Candidatus Poribacteria bacterium:
CGATGACGATAAGGACTATGGCGAAGATGAGTGCCTCCACACGTCGAATTCGTCCGGAAGGGAGAGGACGCTGTGGACGGTTGATCTGGTCGATGTTGTAATCACAATAATCATTTATAGCGTTACCAGCAGAAAGCAGGACAAGCGCGGAAACCGAAACCAATAGGAGACGGATATCTACAAGGTTTTCTATCCTTCCTTGACTGGCGAACATCCCACCGAGCCATGCAGAAATAAAGGCGATAATTCCGTTAAGTGGACGTGCCAGTTCGAGATATGCAATCAACGTCTTCATTTTTTATAGCCTCAATCCGATGAAAGAAAGTTTGTTAGGGATAACGGATATTGAAGCGCGCCCTATAATACCAGCGAACAGAGAGCAATATTAAAACAAACCAGAGTAGATACAGTGGAAATAATAAGCTTGCACACAGACTTAGGGTTAGAATCCCGATGCGTGTTCCCCAAATGATGACGCTCTGCTTCGGACGAAAGTTGATATAGATAAAGATTGGTAGGCAGACGATACTTGCCGTGCCAGCAATCCAGTCCTTGAAGAATATAGCACTACCGATAGCGACGAGTAACAGGACTAAACTTAACCGACATGCCCATTTTGTTCCGAGCCATACTCCTGTTGTGTAATCTCCACCGCGTTTGTCGCCTGCTAAATCAGGGAGCGTCGTATTGACGAAGGCTGCAGCGACACAGAACAGGTATGGGAGGCTTCGCCAGATCGCTTCGGTATCAATCGGTGCTAAAAGACCCCAACCTACGAGAAAGGCGAGACCTCCATAACCGAGCGCGTTGGCGCACAAATCGAGAATGGGCTTTCCTTTCAGACGAAAAGGACGCACAGAGTAGGCAAATCCGAGTATGATTGATAGCGAAATGAGCGTAAGATAGGTGAGGTTGTTGGGAAAAACGAGCAGACTTAGCAGGATTGAGAGCGTTATCAGGACACCAATTTGCCATTTAAGCACCTTTAGTTTAACATAACCTTGTGCAACGAGATATAACTTGTTATTAGCTGCATCTGTCTCACGATCTGTTATCTGATTGACGATGTAAACAGCTCCGATGAGGAGTGTGTAGAGACAGAGCGTTGCCCACAACCTTATGGGTTGAGATGGTGTCGGTGCTTCTGGCATCGTACTTCCGTGATGATAGCCTAAGAGGACGAGTGTCCAAACCGGAAAGAGGAGCGTCGGTCGTAAAACTGCCAGATAGTCAAGAAATTGAAGCATCTGGTTTCTAATGGTGTATCTACGATTCATCCTCCAACTTTTGAAGTTTTTCTTCTAACTCCGCGACCCGTTTTTGGAGTTTCGTGAATTCAGGGAGCAGTTCCGGCAATTTCCGGGTTGCGGCGTGGATTCGCAATTCCTGTTTGTGGGGACGCGCGGGGAATCCGGACAGATGGCTTCCCGCGGGCATATCCTTTGTAACTGCGGATTTCGCATAGACAACGCTATCTTCGCCGAGTGTCAGATGCCCGGCTGCACCGCCGTGCCCCGCAATATTGACTCGGTCGCCGAGCGTTGTGCTGCCAGCAATACCGACCTGTGCGGCGAGGCAGCAATCTTCCCCAATTTCAACGTTGTGTGCGATCTGAACGAGATTATCCAATTTAGTGCCGCGTTTGATAAGCGTTTCGGAGAGCGTCGCTCTATCAATCGTCGTATTCGCGCCGATCTCAACGTCGTCCTCAATGACGACGGTGCCAATCTGCGGGATTTTATGGTGCCGGTTGCTAACGGGTGCGAATCCGAAGCCGTCGCTTCCGATGACCGCCCCACAGTGTATGATCACCCGATCACC
Protein-coding regions in this window:
- the lpxD gene encoding UDP-3-O-(3-hydroxymyristoyl)glucosamine N-acyltransferase — translated: MKLKEICERLNGDLSGDGDIEITGVSGIKEALPTQITFVANPKYIAAIATTQAGAIIIGHGVKGNGKPTIRVENPYWAFVKVLEMFSYDKNHQALPGVHETAILGENVKLGERVSIQAFACISDNVEIGDDTVIQPFVCIGEGSKIGVDGLIYSHVSIREEITIGDRVIIHCGAVIGSDGFGFAPVSNRHHKIPQIGTVVIEDDVEIGANTTIDRATLSETLIKRGTKLDNLVQIAHNVEIGEDCCLAAQVGIAGSTTLGDRVNIAGHGGAAGHLTLGEDSVVYAKSAVTKDMPAGSHLSGFPARPHKQELRIHAATRKLPELLPEFTKLQKRVAELEEKLQKLEDES
- a CDS encoding UbiA family prenyltransferase → MNRRYTIRNQMLQFLDYLAVLRPTLLFPVWTLVLLGYHHGSTMPEAPTPSQPIRLWATLCLYTLLIGAVYIVNQITDRETDAANNKLYLVAQGYVKLKVLKWQIGVLITLSILLSLLVFPNNLTYLTLISLSIILGFAYSVRPFRLKGKPILDLCANALGYGGLAFLVGWGLLAPIDTEAIWRSLPYLFCVAAAFVNTTLPDLAGDKRGGDYTTGVWLGTKWACRLSLVLLLVAIGSAIFFKDWIAGTASIVCLPIFIYINFRPKQSVIIWGTRIGILTLSLCASLLFPLYLLWFVLILLSVRWYYRARFNIRYP